In one Nodosilinea sp. FACHB-141 genomic region, the following are encoded:
- a CDS encoding VOC family protein, which produces MAEASIGCTSAFVALASENFEQLVGFYSELLDQSARPYQRDRYAEFQLPGLRLAIFKPKTDQVAQFAAPSSGAMSLCLEVTDLNGAIARLTHLGYASPGLVLTASHGREVYAYDPDGNRLILHQGLAEQG; this is translated from the coding sequence TTGGCTGAGGCATCTATAGGTTGCACTAGTGCTTTTGTGGCCTTGGCCAGCGAGAATTTTGAGCAGTTGGTGGGTTTTTATAGCGAATTGCTTGATCAATCGGCTCGGCCTTACCAGCGCGATCGCTATGCCGAGTTTCAGCTGCCGGGGCTGAGGCTGGCGATCTTTAAGCCTAAAACTGATCAGGTAGCCCAGTTTGCCGCTCCTAGCAGTGGCGCAATGAGCCTGTGTTTAGAGGTGACGGATTTGAATGGGGCGATCGCCCGTCTCACCCACCTGGGCTATGCGTCCCCTGGCCTGGTGCTGACGGCCTCCCACGGTCGCGAGGTCTATGCCTATGACCCCGACGGCAATCGGCTGATTTTGCACCAAGGTCTTGCCGAGCAGGGCTGA